Proteins from one Bradyrhizobium roseum genomic window:
- a CDS encoding FAD-dependent oxidoreductase, with the protein MHDRPSAASDKAASDQVKTRVLVVGAGPVGLTLAMDLASRGISVTVVETRAPGDRRA; encoded by the coding sequence ATGCATGATCGTCCCAGCGCGGCAAGCGACAAGGCCGCGAGCGATCAGGTGAAGACCCGTGTTCTGGTGGTGGGGGCCGGTCCGGTCGGCCTGACGCTCGCGATGGACCTTGCCTCGCGGGGAATATCCGTCACCGTGGTGGAAACCCGCGCCCCCGGCGACCGCCGAGCGTGA
- a CDS encoding DUF3124 domain-containing protein — MAVLSILSSPAAHAQGGTVEQNFAASLTAVPTETLAVSGAFYVPVYSSVLMSQGKLRADFSVTLSVHNASETRPLVLKRVAYFDTSGKMVESYLKSPVALKPFATIEVFIPASDVRGGTGANFVIDWAAAGEIAEPAVEALMVGSVGPGHYAFISQGRPIRVIKN; from the coding sequence CTGGCCGTGCTGTCGATCCTTTCGAGCCCCGCCGCCCACGCGCAGGGCGGGACCGTCGAACAGAATTTCGCCGCCTCCCTCACCGCGGTCCCAACGGAAACCCTCGCGGTGTCCGGCGCGTTCTACGTGCCGGTCTATTCCAGCGTCTTGATGAGCCAGGGCAAGCTGCGGGCGGACTTCTCGGTGACGTTGAGCGTCCACAACGCGTCCGAGACCCGGCCGCTGGTGCTGAAGCGGGTCGCCTATTTCGACACATCAGGCAAGATGGTGGAAAGCTACCTCAAATCGCCGGTGGCGCTGAAACCCTTTGCAACCATCGAGGTCTTCATTCCAGCGAGCGACGTGCGCGGCGGCACAGGGGCCAATTTCGTGATCGACTGGGCGGCCGCCGGCGAGATCGCGGAACCCGCCGTCGAGGCACTGATGGTCGGCAGCGTCGGCCCCGGGCATTATGCCTTCATCAGCCAGGGGCGGCCGATCCGGGTTATCAAGAACTAG
- a CDS encoding helix-turn-helix domain-containing protein has protein sequence MPHSETLSDSQARSRRPAGPVLRDADGRLPHESEFLRQLGIRVREMRACRGMSRRELARLSGLSERFVAQIEAGKGNVSIVRLLRIAMVFRGEAPAA, from the coding sequence GTGCCACACAGCGAAACCTTGTCCGATTCCCAAGCGCGTTCACGCCGTCCGGCGGGCCCGGTCCTGCGCGACGCGGACGGAAGGCTGCCTCATGAGAGCGAGTTCCTGAGGCAACTCGGCATCCGCGTCCGCGAAATGCGCGCCTGCCGTGGCATGTCGCGCCGCGAACTCGCCCGCCTGTCCGGGCTTTCCGAACGCTTCGTGGCGCAGATCGAGGCCGGCAAGGGCAACGTTTCGATCGTGCGGCTGTTGCGCATCGCGATGGTGTTTCGCGGCGAGGCACCGGCTGCCTGA
- the ribB gene encoding 3,4-dihydroxy-2-butanone-4-phosphate synthase, with the protein MADTIQEVLQAFARGEMVVVTDDDDREGEGDLIVAASFCTAEKMAFIIRHTSGIVCAPITTDDARRLRLDPMVAHNESNHTTAFTVSIDYKPDGGTGISAEERASCCRALANPNAGANDFARPGHIFPLIARDGGVLLRSGHTEAAVDLCKLSGLPPVGVISELMNDDGTVMKGEQVARFAATHKLKHVTIADMIAYRQAREKLIERVATFTTDSPIGPLQGYAYRSPFDEIAHAAFVYGDIGDGKNVLTRLHKPNIVKDIFTGPARMQVVLSHFQKAGRGVLVYLRDGAAGVPVQPVGEQKSAEADRNRQWREVGVGAQILRDLGITSIVNLTSSVHDYKGLSGFGIEIVSNEKLD; encoded by the coding sequence ATGGCCGATACCATCCAGGAAGTTCTGCAAGCCTTTGCCCGGGGTGAAATGGTCGTCGTCACCGATGACGATGATCGGGAGGGCGAGGGCGATCTGATCGTCGCGGCGTCGTTCTGCACGGCGGAGAAGATGGCGTTCATCATCCGCCACACCTCCGGCATCGTCTGCGCGCCGATCACCACCGACGACGCCCGCCGGCTGCGGCTCGATCCGATGGTGGCGCATAACGAGTCCAACCATACGACGGCCTTCACGGTCTCGATCGACTACAAGCCCGACGGCGGCACCGGCATTTCGGCGGAGGAGCGCGCCTCCTGCTGCCGCGCGCTCGCCAATCCCAACGCCGGCGCCAATGATTTCGCCCGGCCCGGGCACATCTTTCCGCTGATCGCCCGCGACGGCGGCGTGTTGCTGCGTTCCGGCCATACCGAGGCGGCGGTCGATCTGTGCAAGCTGTCGGGGCTGCCGCCGGTCGGCGTCATCTCCGAATTGATGAACGACGACGGCACCGTGATGAAGGGCGAGCAGGTCGCGCGGTTCGCCGCTACCCACAAGCTCAAGCACGTCACGATCGCTGACATGATCGCTTATCGCCAGGCGCGCGAAAAGCTGATCGAGCGGGTCGCGACCTTTACCACCGACAGCCCGATCGGCCCGCTGCAGGGCTATGCCTATCGTTCGCCATTCGACGAGATCGCGCATGCCGCTTTCGTCTATGGTGACATCGGCGACGGCAAGAATGTGCTGACGCGGCTGCACAAGCCGAACATCGTCAAGGACATTTTCACCGGCCCGGCGCGCATGCAGGTCGTGCTGAGCCATTTCCAGAAGGCCGGCCGCGGCGTGCTGGTCTATCTGCGCGACGGCGCGGCCGGGGTTCCGGTCCAGCCGGTCGGCGAACAGAAGTCAGCGGAGGCCGATCGCAACCGGCAATGGCGCGAAGTCGGCGTCGGCGCGCAGATCCTGCGCGATCTCGGCATCACCTCGATCGTCAACCTCACATCCTCGGTGCACGACTACAAGGGATTGTCCGGTTTCGGCATCGAGATCGTCTCCAACGAAAAGCTGGATTGA
- the hpaD gene encoding 3,4-dihydroxyphenylacetate 2,3-dioxygenase — protein MGELVLAAKVSHVPSLMLSEVAGSPLKAAREGAVQALRELGRRARERRVSTFVVFDTHWLSNFGYHINANPHHRGAFTSHEAPQMIQDLRYDLPGDPALAEAIAGEAAGAGLGVMAHRVASLGLEYGTIVPMHYMNEDGWAKVVSVATPLFTSLEESRILGEATRRAVARSGERVAILASGSLSHRLWPNKQLGPEAWTSVASEFNRQVDLRVLELWQQRRYREFVAMLPDYAVKCNGEGGMADTVMLFAALGWDDFNGAAEQLCDYFPSSGSGQVNVEFHVGG, from the coding sequence ATGGGAGAGCTTGTTCTGGCGGCCAAGGTCAGCCATGTGCCATCCCTGATGCTGTCGGAAGTTGCGGGCAGCCCGCTGAAGGCCGCCCGTGAAGGCGCCGTGCAGGCGCTGCGCGAACTTGGTCGTCGTGCCCGGGAACGCCGGGTCTCGACCTTCGTGGTGTTCGACACCCACTGGCTCTCCAATTTCGGCTACCACATCAACGCCAATCCGCATCATCGCGGGGCCTTCACCAGCCATGAAGCCCCGCAGATGATTCAGGATCTGCGTTACGACTTGCCGGGCGACCCCGCGCTTGCCGAAGCCATTGCCGGGGAAGCGGCAGGCGCGGGGCTTGGCGTCATGGCGCACAGGGTCGCGAGCCTCGGGCTCGAATACGGCACCATCGTGCCGATGCATTACATGAACGAAGACGGCTGGGCCAAGGTGGTCTCGGTCGCAACCCCGCTGTTCACGTCGCTGGAGGAGAGCCGCATCCTGGGCGAGGCGACGCGCCGGGCCGTTGCGCGTTCAGGCGAACGGGTGGCGATCCTCGCCAGCGGATCGCTGTCGCACCGGCTGTGGCCCAACAAGCAGCTCGGGCCGGAGGCGTGGACTTCGGTCGCCAGCGAATTCAACCGCCAGGTCGATCTGCGCGTGCTCGAGCTCTGGCAGCAGCGCCGCTACCGCGAATTCGTCGCCATGCTTCCGGACTATGCGGTCAAATGCAACGGCGAGGGCGGCATGGCCGATACCGTCATGCTGTTCGCAGCGCTCGGCTGGGACGACTTCAACGGCGCAGCCGAGCAGCTCTGCGACTACTTTCCGTCCAGCGGCAGCGGCCAGGTCAATGTCGAGTTTCACGTCGGCGGGTGA
- a CDS encoding Bug family tripartite tricarboxylate transporter substrate binding protein, giving the protein MTFPPGGSADIVIRALQPVVSETLRQPIVIENRAGAGGNIGIGAVAQAAPDGYTLGVAAAGVLTVNPHLNRAAMAFDPVKDLAPVTMLAEIPFVLVASQQSGIASVADLIAKAKAQPQGLSIGHGGNGTAMHLTSALFNQRAGVGLQLIAYRGTAPAAVDVLAGHIPFAVLDIPASKQLISDGKLKALGVSAAKRVVFLPDVPALAEQGLKEFESVGWFGLVVPAGTPPDIIATLNAAFVKALSDPAAIEKIRLLGAEPSPSSPEGFAKFIQSESAKWGKLIAETGIKAE; this is encoded by the coding sequence GTGACGTTTCCGCCCGGCGGGAGCGCCGATATCGTGATCCGCGCGTTGCAGCCCGTGGTATCGGAAACGCTGCGCCAGCCGATCGTCATCGAGAACAGGGCGGGTGCGGGCGGCAATATCGGGATCGGGGCCGTGGCGCAGGCCGCGCCCGACGGCTACACGCTCGGCGTCGCCGCGGCCGGCGTGCTGACCGTCAATCCCCACCTCAATCGCGCGGCGATGGCGTTCGATCCGGTCAAGGACCTGGCGCCGGTGACGATGCTGGCCGAGATTCCGTTCGTGCTGGTGGCGTCGCAGCAGTCGGGCATTGCGTCGGTCGCGGACCTGATTGCAAAAGCCAAGGCGCAACCGCAGGGCCTGTCGATCGGGCATGGCGGCAACGGCACCGCGATGCACCTGACATCGGCCCTGTTCAATCAAAGGGCGGGTGTCGGACTTCAACTGATCGCCTATCGCGGCACCGCGCCGGCCGCCGTCGACGTTCTCGCCGGCCACATCCCGTTCGCCGTGCTGGATATCCCGGCGTCCAAGCAATTGATCAGCGACGGCAAGTTGAAGGCGCTCGGCGTCTCCGCCGCCAAGCGCGTGGTGTTCCTGCCCGACGTTCCTGCGCTGGCGGAGCAGGGCCTCAAGGAATTCGAATCGGTCGGCTGGTTCGGCCTGGTCGTGCCCGCAGGCACACCGCCCGACATCATCGCCACGTTGAACGCGGCCTTCGTGAAGGCGTTGAGCGATCCGGCCGCGATCGAAAAAATACGGCTGCTCGGCGCCGAACCGTCGCCGTCGTCGCCGGAGGGCTTTGCCAAATTCATCCAGAGCGAAAGCGCAAAATGGGGCAAGCTGATCGCCGAGACCGGGATCAAGGCCGAATAA
- a CDS encoding aminotransferase-like domain-containing protein, whose protein sequence is MSTATPFDFAPLLPAGLPAPAARWTGLAKYSFVGGNNDPDQVPVDGLIEAVNAVLKREGRTLATYGLASGPQGYRPLREFLATKLKRDAGISCGADDIMIVSGSLQALDLINQTLLARGDTVLVEQETYQGALNRLTRLGVKAVGIPLDDDGMRMDALAAVLAEHKSRGITPKYIYTIPTVQNPTGSIMPETRRAEMLKLSKEYGVPIFEDDCYADLIWKGERPPAIYAMSPHGGVIHIGSFSKSIAPALRVGFIVAPWEMMSRMLALKTDAGSGALEQMVLAEYCAPHFATHVPKLTRGLRAKLDTLMEALNEQFGTAAEFEDPKGGIFLWVKLPDNVDTLKLYQAALAAGVAINPGPEWSTDKAYSGSRLRLCFASPSHEQIREGVALLAEVCRKEFGVPERIANVEKRGKA, encoded by the coding sequence ATGTCCACCGCAACCCCCTTCGATTTTGCACCGTTGCTGCCCGCCGGATTGCCGGCCCCGGCCGCGCGGTGGACCGGGCTTGCCAAATACAGCTTTGTCGGCGGCAACAACGATCCCGACCAGGTTCCGGTCGACGGCCTGATCGAGGCGGTCAACGCCGTGCTGAAGCGCGAGGGCAGGACGCTCGCGACCTACGGCCTCGCCAGCGGCCCGCAGGGCTATCGTCCCTTGCGCGAATTCCTCGCCACCAAACTCAAGCGCGACGCCGGGATCTCCTGCGGCGCCGACGACATCATGATCGTCTCGGGCTCGCTGCAGGCGCTCGATCTCATCAACCAGACGCTGCTGGCGCGCGGCGACACCGTGCTGGTCGAACAGGAGACCTACCAGGGCGCGCTGAACCGGCTGACGCGGCTCGGCGTCAAGGCGGTCGGCATTCCCCTCGATGACGACGGCATGCGGATGGACGCGCTGGCGGCTGTTCTCGCCGAGCACAAGAGCCGCGGCATCACGCCGAAATACATCTACACCATCCCCACCGTGCAGAACCCCACCGGGTCGATCATGCCGGAAACGCGGCGCGCGGAGATGCTGAAGCTGTCGAAAGAATACGGCGTGCCGATTTTCGAGGACGATTGCTATGCCGATTTGATCTGGAAAGGCGAGCGCCCGCCTGCGATCTACGCCATGAGCCCGCATGGCGGCGTCATCCATATCGGCTCGTTCTCGAAATCGATTGCGCCGGCGCTGCGCGTCGGCTTCATCGTCGCCCCCTGGGAAATGATGTCGCGGATGCTGGCGCTGAAGACCGATGCGGGGAGCGGCGCGTTGGAACAGATGGTGCTGGCGGAGTATTGCGCGCCGCATTTTGCCACCCATGTGCCGAAGCTGACGCGAGGCCTGCGCGCCAAGCTCGACACGCTGATGGAAGCGCTCAACGAGCAGTTCGGCACGGCCGCCGAATTCGAGGATCCCAAGGGCGGCATCTTCCTGTGGGTGAAGCTGCCGGACAATGTCGACACGCTGAAACTCTATCAGGCCGCACTCGCCGCCGGCGTCGCGATCAATCCCGGGCCGGAATGGTCCACCGACAAGGCTTACTCCGGCAGCCGCCTGCGGCTGTGCTTTGCCAGCCCCTCGCATGAGCAGATCCGCGAGGGCGTCGCCCTGCTCGCCGAAGTCTGCCGCAAGGAGTTCGGCGTGCCGGAGCGGATTGCGAACGTGGAGAAGCGCGGCAAGGCGTGA
- a CDS encoding FAD-dependent monooxygenase has translation MEIFRRLGLAQKLRDAGLPADYPNDCSYRTTATGIELSRIPIPCRRDRYTAVDGPDTDWPTAEPPHRINQIYMEPVLFAHAAAIDGLQILNRTAFEEFREDADGILATIRNLDSHTTSQIRADFIVGCDGARSLVRKAIDANLQGTPIIQRVQSTYIRAPALLAMMERPAWMTLSLNPRRCGTMVAIDGRENWLIHNHLNKEDETFESVDRDASIRAILGVGPDFDYEILSEEDWVGRRLVADRFRKGRAFICGDAAHLWMPYAGYGMNAGIADATNLAWLLSAHLQGWADIKILDAYEAERLPITEQVSRFAMDMAGKVLSQRRTVPEAIEQPGPEGDAVRQQVGQAAYDLNVQQYCCAGLNFGYFYDRSPIIAYDGAAQPGFTMADFTPSSTPGCRLPFAKLADGRPVYDALGPGYTLLRYDPDVSIAPLAEAMTASGVPFAVVDVAAAEAQPPGARKLVVARTDQHVAWRGDAIPDDPASLVAKLLGKNVGLVSA, from the coding sequence ATGGAGATTTTCCGCCGGCTAGGCCTCGCGCAAAAATTGCGCGACGCCGGGCTGCCCGCCGACTATCCGAACGATTGCTCCTATCGCACCACCGCAACCGGCATCGAGCTCTCGCGCATTCCGATTCCATGCCGCCGCGATCGCTACACCGCCGTCGACGGCCCGGACACCGATTGGCCGACGGCCGAGCCGCCGCACCGCATCAACCAGATCTACATGGAACCGGTGCTGTTCGCGCACGCCGCCGCCATCGACGGGCTGCAGATCCTGAACCGCACCGCGTTCGAGGAGTTCCGCGAAGATGCTGACGGCATCCTTGCCACCATCCGCAACCTCGACAGCCATACGACGTCGCAGATCCGCGCCGACTTCATCGTCGGCTGCGACGGGGCACGTTCGCTGGTGCGCAAGGCGATCGACGCCAATCTGCAGGGGACGCCGATCATCCAGCGCGTGCAGTCGACCTATATTCGCGCCCCCGCGTTGCTCGCCATGATGGAGAGGCCGGCGTGGATGACGCTGTCGCTCAACCCGCGGCGCTGCGGCACGATGGTGGCAATCGACGGCCGCGAGAACTGGCTGATCCACAATCACCTCAACAAGGAAGACGAGACCTTCGAGTCCGTCGACCGCGACGCCTCGATCCGCGCCATCCTCGGCGTCGGCCCCGATTTCGATTACGAGATCCTCAGCGAGGAAGACTGGGTCGGCCGCCGGCTGGTCGCCGACCGGTTTCGCAAGGGCCGCGCCTTCATCTGCGGCGACGCCGCGCATCTGTGGATGCCCTATGCCGGCTACGGCATGAATGCCGGCATTGCCGACGCCACCAACCTCGCCTGGCTGTTGTCCGCCCATCTGCAAGGATGGGCCGATATCAAGATCCTCGATGCCTATGAAGCCGAGCGGCTGCCGATCACCGAGCAGGTGTCGCGCTTTGCGATGGACATGGCGGGCAAGGTGCTGAGCCAGCGCCGTACCGTTCCCGAGGCGATCGAGCAGCCGGGGCCCGAAGGCGACGCCGTGCGGCAGCAGGTGGGACAGGCCGCCTATGATCTGAACGTGCAGCAATATTGCTGCGCCGGCCTCAACTTCGGTTACTTCTACGACCGCTCCCCGATCATTGCCTATGACGGCGCCGCGCAGCCGGGTTTTACGATGGCGGATTTCACGCCGTCGTCGACGCCAGGCTGCCGGCTGCCGTTCGCAAAGCTCGCCGACGGTCGGCCGGTCTATGATGCGCTCGGGCCGGGCTACACCCTGCTGCGCTACGATCCGGACGTCTCGATCGCCCCGCTGGCGGAGGCGATGACCGCCAGCGGCGTGCCGTTCGCGGTGGTCGACGTCGCCGCCGCTGAGGCCCAGCCGCCCGGCGCCCGCAAGCTCGTCGTGGCGCGAACGGACCAGCACGTGGCCTGGCGCGGCGATGCCATCCCCGACGATCCCGCGTCTCTCGTGGCCAAGCTGCTCGGCAAGAACGTCGGCCTCGTTTCCGCGTGA
- a CDS encoding cation:proton antiporter, translating to MHELIRDITLCILFAWVLGLLAHFSRQPLILAYLIAGFFIGPFGMGWVKSQESINVISELGLIFMLFMIGLEIDLKKIVRAGKVILFAAGGQLIGGVVLGLLFFIAIGMSMGGGKFDALYLCVACALSSTVIIVKVLYEKRELDTLPGRITLGVLVLQDIFAILFLAVQPSLDNLQVSVILLSIARVGALVATALILSRYVLPWLFHQIARRPELILLGALAWCFLIGEIAERLHLSREMGSLVAGVSLSTFPYALDVTAKVTTLRDFFITLFFVSLGMTIPIPNGSVIGLALMIAAFTVVSRVVTTFTPLYLMKQGLRASLLPAINLAQISEFSLVVIQTGVAAHHISAETSSAASFAFVVLAVLSTFIMGRSDQVTRALIGPLKRIGLRDLDQTQDAEGHEGGHGEARRIVILGFFRAASALLSEIERRRPDVLEQITVIDFNPLVFRTLTDRGMHVVYGDISNVDTLVHAGVGKSELIILSIPDSLLKGADNEKLVRHVRSLNPTAKIVATAEILANVGDLYEAGADYVTVTRLSDAEELYKVIEAAQAGLLGDKRAETDALLSERREVLP from the coding sequence ATGCACGAACTTATTCGCGATATCACGCTCTGTATCCTGTTCGCCTGGGTGCTCGGCCTGCTGGCGCATTTCTCCCGGCAGCCGCTGATCCTGGCCTACCTTATCGCCGGGTTCTTCATTGGTCCATTCGGCATGGGCTGGGTCAAGTCCCAGGAGTCGATCAACGTCATCTCCGAACTCGGCCTGATCTTCATGCTGTTCATGATCGGGCTGGAGATCGACCTCAAGAAGATCGTGCGCGCCGGCAAGGTCATCCTGTTCGCCGCCGGCGGGCAGTTGATCGGCGGCGTCGTGCTCGGGCTGCTCTTCTTCATCGCCATCGGGATGTCGATGGGCGGCGGCAAGTTCGACGCGCTGTATCTCTGCGTCGCCTGCGCGCTGTCGAGCACGGTGATCATCGTAAAAGTGCTGTACGAGAAGCGCGAGCTCGACACGCTGCCCGGGCGCATCACGCTCGGCGTGCTGGTGCTGCAGGACATCTTTGCCATCCTGTTCCTGGCGGTGCAGCCGAGCCTCGATAACCTGCAAGTGAGCGTGATCCTGCTCTCGATCGCGCGGGTCGGCGCGCTGGTGGCGACCGCCCTCATCCTGAGCCGCTACGTGCTGCCCTGGCTGTTCCACCAGATCGCGCGCCGGCCGGAACTGATTTTGCTGGGGGCACTGGCCTGGTGCTTTTTGATCGGCGAGATCGCCGAGCGGCTGCATCTGTCGCGCGAGATGGGCTCGCTGGTGGCCGGCGTGTCGCTGTCGACCTTCCCCTATGCGCTCGACGTCACCGCCAAGGTGACGACGCTGCGGGATTTCTTCATCACGCTGTTCTTCGTCTCGCTCGGCATGACGATCCCGATTCCGAACGGGTCGGTGATCGGGCTGGCGCTGATGATCGCAGCCTTCACGGTGGTCAGCCGCGTGGTGACCACGTTCACGCCGCTTTATCTGATGAAGCAGGGGCTGCGCGCCAGTCTGCTGCCGGCGATCAACCTGGCGCAGATTTCGGAGTTCTCGCTGGTCGTGATCCAGACCGGCGTAGCCGCGCACCATATCAGCGCCGAAACCTCGAGTGCTGCGTCATTCGCCTTCGTGGTGCTGGCGGTGCTGAGCACCTTCATCATGGGCCGCAGCGACCAGGTCACCCGCGCCTTGATCGGCCCCTTGAAGCGGATCGGCCTGCGCGATCTCGACCAGACCCAGGACGCCGAGGGTCACGAGGGAGGGCACGGCGAGGCGCGGCGCATCGTCATCCTCGGCTTCTTCCGCGCCGCCAGCGCGCTGTTGAGCGAGATCGAGCGCCGCCGGCCGGACGTGCTCGAACAGATCACCGTGATCGACTTCAACCCGCTGGTGTTCCGCACGCTCACCGACCGCGGCATGCACGTGGTCTATGGCGACATCAGCAATGTCGACACGCTGGTGCATGCCGGCGTCGGCAAGTCCGAACTGATCATCCTCAGCATCCCGGATTCGCTGCTGAAGGGCGCCGACAACGAAAAGCTGGTCCGCCACGTCCGTTCGCTCAACCCGACCGCTAAGATCGTCGCCACCGCGGAAATTCTGGCCAATGTCGGCGACCTCTACGAAGCCGGCGCCGACTACGTCACCGTCACACGCCTCAGCGACGCCGAAGAACTCTACAAGGTGATCGAGGCCGCCCAGGCCGGGCTGCTCGGAGACAAGCGCGCCGAAACCGACGCGCTTCTCAGCGAGCGCCGCGAGGTGCTGCCGTAG